Proteins encoded in a region of the Streptomyces sp. NBC_01471 genome:
- a CDS encoding MaoC/PaaZ C-terminal domain-containing protein, which translates to MPIDAAEAVAAEPRSGEIAWDHKDIQLYHLGIGAGRPATAADELRYTLESRLHVLPSFATVAGAGMALMGGLAAPGIEVDLAAVLHGGQTVVLHRPIPVEASAVATSRVQAVYDKGKAAVIVLRSEVTDEQGPLWTSDSQIFVRGEGGFGGERGPSARLDVPDRAPDRTEDRPIREDQALLYRLSGDWNPLHADPEFAKLAGFDRPILHGLCSYGMTLKAVVDTALGGDVARVDSYTTRFAGVVFPGETLRIRMWQSPGRVQVTVSAVERDEAPVLADTVVSHH; encoded by the coding sequence ATGCCCATTGATGCCGCAGAGGCCGTCGCCGCCGAGCCCCGCTCCGGCGAGATCGCCTGGGACCACAAGGACATCCAGCTCTACCACCTGGGAATCGGCGCGGGCCGGCCGGCCACCGCCGCCGACGAGCTGCGCTACACCCTGGAGTCCAGGCTCCATGTCCTGCCCAGCTTCGCGACCGTCGCGGGCGCCGGGATGGCGCTGATGGGCGGGCTCGCCGCACCGGGCATCGAGGTGGACCTCGCGGCCGTCCTGCACGGCGGGCAGACCGTCGTCCTGCACCGGCCGATCCCCGTCGAGGCGTCAGCGGTCGCCACCTCACGGGTCCAGGCGGTCTACGACAAGGGGAAGGCGGCCGTCATCGTGCTGCGCTCCGAAGTCACCGACGAACAGGGCCCGTTGTGGACCAGTGACTCGCAGATCTTCGTACGCGGGGAGGGCGGCTTCGGCGGTGAGCGTGGCCCCTCCGCCCGGCTCGACGTGCCCGACCGCGCCCCCGACCGCACGGAGGACCGCCCGATCCGCGAGGACCAGGCGCTGCTCTACCGGCTCTCCGGCGACTGGAACCCGCTGCACGCCGACCCGGAGTTCGCCAAGCTCGCCGGGTTCGACCGGCCCATCCTGCACGGGCTCTGCTCGTACGGAATGACGCTCAAGGCCGTGGTCGACACGGCGCTGGGCGGCGATGTGGCCCGCGTCGACTCGTACACCACCCGCTTCGCCGGTGTCGTCTTCCCCGGCGAGACGCTCCGGATCCGGATGTGGCAGTCGCCGGGGCGGGTCCAGGTGACGGTCTCGGCCGTCGAGCGGGACGAGGCACCGGTCCTCGCCGACACGGTCGTCAGCCACCACTGA
- a CDS encoding Zn-dependent alcohol dehydrogenase — translation MRAAVLHEIGQDKLEVLDDIEAVGFGPGKVRIRVRATGLCHSDVSAMNGVLPQPAPFVPGHEGAGEILDVGDGVTGVKQGDRVVICWLPACGTCPACKRGQTELCLAGFMNAGTPNFKRPGGDVFGFAGTGTFTEEVVVGAGCAVPIPDDVPFEIAALIGCGVTTGLGAAINTADVEAGSSVAVIGCGGVGISAIQGARLRGASQIVAVDPVASRREAALTFGATEAVAPDALNDAKQRITAGEGFDYVFEVVGKSATARTAYETTRRGGTLCIVGAGAMDDFLQLNMFELFFDEKRILPSMYGGGDVVRSYERAISLWRSGRIDLEGLITHRVKLAGINDALAQMRSGEALRTCIEI, via the coding sequence ATGCGCGCAGCCGTACTGCACGAGATTGGCCAGGACAAGCTCGAAGTCCTCGACGACATCGAGGCGGTGGGCTTCGGCCCCGGCAAGGTCAGGATCAGGGTCCGGGCCACCGGCCTCTGCCACTCGGACGTATCGGCGATGAACGGGGTGCTGCCGCAGCCCGCGCCGTTCGTGCCCGGCCATGAGGGCGCCGGCGAGATCCTCGATGTCGGCGACGGGGTGACGGGCGTCAAGCAGGGCGACCGGGTGGTGATCTGCTGGCTGCCCGCCTGCGGCACCTGTCCGGCCTGCAAGCGCGGTCAGACCGAGCTCTGTCTCGCCGGGTTCATGAACGCGGGCACCCCCAACTTCAAGCGCCCCGGCGGTGATGTCTTCGGCTTCGCCGGGACCGGCACCTTCACCGAGGAGGTCGTCGTCGGCGCCGGGTGCGCGGTGCCGATCCCCGACGACGTGCCGTTCGAGATCGCGGCGCTCATCGGCTGCGGAGTCACCACCGGTCTCGGCGCCGCCATCAACACCGCGGATGTGGAAGCCGGTTCGTCGGTCGCCGTGATCGGCTGCGGAGGCGTCGGCATCTCCGCCATCCAGGGCGCCCGGCTCAGGGGCGCGTCCCAGATCGTCGCCGTCGACCCGGTGGCCTCACGCCGGGAGGCCGCGCTGACCTTCGGCGCCACGGAGGCCGTCGCGCCCGACGCGCTGAACGACGCCAAGCAGCGCATCACGGCGGGGGAGGGCTTCGACTACGTCTTCGAGGTCGTCGGCAAATCGGCCACCGCCCGCACCGCGTACGAGACGACCCGCCGCGGCGGCACCCTCTGCATCGTCGGCGCCGGAGCCATGGACGACTTCCTCCAGCTCAACATGTTCGAGCTGTTCTTCGACGAGAAGCGGATCCTGCCCTCCATGTACGGCGGCGGGGACGTGGTCCGTTCGTACGAGCGGGCCATCTCGCTCTGGCGGTCGGGCCGCATCGACCTCGAAGGGCTGATCACCCACCGGGTGAAACTCGCCGGGATCAACGACGCGCTGGCCCAGATGCGCTCCGGCGAGGCGCTGCGCACCTGCATCGAGATCTGA
- a CDS encoding 3-oxoacyl-ACP reductase, producing the protein MSLPLDGLSAIVTGAGRGLGRAEALELARLGASVVVNDFGQPGRDGSGEASAAPAEEVAAEIRAAGGQAVAHLGDVADHEQARALVQLAVDTYGKLDILVNNAGILRDRMVFSMTEGEWDSVIRVHLKGHFNTTHFASVHWRERSKAAGGPVYGRIVNTSSEAFLAGSAGQPNYAAAKGGIVGLTTSTALALAKYGVTANVICPRARTRMTEDVFAGFGEPDAGELDPLAPEHVSPLVGYLASPAAAKVNGQLLVVHGGMVAVVERPRVAAKFDTAKTVFSYEELDEVISPYYADRPPNETFAAAEVLGLKHG; encoded by the coding sequence ATGTCCTTGCCACTTGATGGCCTGTCCGCGATCGTCACCGGGGCCGGCCGCGGCCTCGGCCGTGCCGAAGCGCTCGAACTCGCCCGGCTCGGCGCGAGCGTCGTCGTCAACGACTTCGGCCAGCCGGGCCGCGACGGTTCCGGCGAGGCGTCCGCCGCGCCCGCCGAAGAGGTCGCCGCCGAGATCCGCGCGGCCGGCGGACAGGCCGTCGCCCACCTCGGCGACGTCGCGGACCACGAACAGGCCCGGGCCCTCGTCCAGCTGGCCGTCGACACGTACGGAAAGCTCGACATCCTGGTCAACAACGCGGGCATCCTGCGGGACCGGATGGTCTTCTCGATGACCGAGGGCGAGTGGGACTCGGTGATCCGGGTCCACCTCAAAGGCCACTTCAACACCACCCACTTCGCTTCCGTGCACTGGCGCGAGCGGTCCAAGGCGGCCGGCGGCCCGGTCTACGGCCGGATCGTCAACACCTCGTCGGAGGCGTTCCTCGCGGGCTCGGCCGGCCAGCCGAACTACGCGGCGGCCAAGGGCGGCATCGTGGGGCTCACCACGTCGACGGCGCTGGCGCTCGCCAAGTACGGCGTCACCGCCAACGTGATCTGCCCGCGCGCCAGGACCCGGATGACCGAGGACGTGTTCGCGGGGTTCGGCGAGCCGGACGCGGGCGAACTGGACCCGCTGGCACCCGAACACGTCTCGCCGCTCGTCGGCTATCTCGCGTCCCCGGCGGCCGCGAAGGTCAACGGCCAGCTGCTCGTGGTGCACGGCGGCATGGTCGCCGTGGTGGAACGGCCCAGGGTGGCGGCGAAGTTCGACACGGCGAAGACGGTGTTCTCGTACGAGGAACTGGACGAGGTGATCTCGCCGTACTACGCGGACCGCCCGCCGAACGAGACCTTCGCCGCGGCGGAGGTCCTGGGTCTCAAACACGGCTGA
- a CDS encoding ABC transporter substrate-binding protein: MSVRRRSAAAAALALTGALALTACGGGGSGDGGSSSGKAGAAAKKDVATGGKDFGDAATKTAALGTDARPGQFPRTVTQAMGKTVIKAKPERVVVLDVGELDNVVSLGIKPVGYAPTEGSDGIPGYLKKNAGNPKNVGTINSLNLEAIANLHPDLILGSQLRAADKYDQLKKIAPTVFSIRPGFTWKQNYLLNAAALDRTAQAKAELGAYEKRARKLGTEVGPHKPTISMVRYMPDRIRLYAEDSFIGTILKDAGLPRPKSQQVKDLAVEVSPEKIDSADADWIFTGVYGDPKATKRDTVQANPLWKNLKAVKDGQAKNVPDETWYLGLGVTAANKVLDDLQSYLVK, encoded by the coding sequence ATGTCCGTACGTCGCCGCAGCGCCGCTGCCGCCGCCCTCGCGCTCACCGGCGCGCTCGCCCTCACCGCCTGCGGAGGCGGGGGCAGCGGTGACGGGGGTTCGAGCTCGGGCAAGGCCGGCGCGGCGGCCAAGAAGGACGTGGCCACCGGCGGCAAGGACTTCGGCGACGCCGCGACGAAGACCGCCGCACTGGGCACCGACGCCAGGCCCGGCCAGTTCCCGCGCACCGTCACCCAGGCCATGGGCAAGACCGTGATCAAGGCGAAGCCCGAGCGCGTCGTCGTGCTCGACGTCGGCGAGCTGGACAACGTCGTCTCCCTCGGCATCAAGCCGGTCGGCTACGCGCCCACCGAGGGCAGCGACGGCATCCCCGGTTACCTCAAGAAGAACGCGGGCAACCCGAAGAACGTCGGCACCATCAACAGCCTCAACCTGGAGGCCATCGCCAACCTCCACCCGGACCTGATCCTCGGCAGCCAGCTGCGCGCCGCGGACAAGTACGACCAGCTCAAGAAGATCGCGCCGACCGTCTTCTCCATCCGCCCCGGCTTCACCTGGAAGCAGAACTACCTGCTGAACGCCGCGGCCCTGGACCGGACCGCGCAGGCCAAGGCCGAGCTGGGCGCGTACGAGAAGCGCGCCAGGAAGCTGGGCACCGAGGTCGGCCCCCACAAGCCCACCATCTCGATGGTCCGCTACATGCCCGACCGGATCCGCCTCTACGCCGAGGACTCGTTCATCGGCACGATCCTCAAGGACGCCGGGCTGCCGCGGCCCAAGAGCCAGCAGGTGAAGGACCTCGCGGTGGAGGTCAGCCCCGAGAAGATCGACTCGGCCGACGCGGACTGGATCTTCACCGGTGTGTACGGGGACCCCAAGGCCACCAAGCGCGACACGGTCCAGGCCAACCCGCTCTGGAAGAACCTCAAGGCGGTCAAGGACGGACAGGCGAAGAACGTCCCGGACGAGACCTGGTACCTCGGCCTCGGTGTGACGGCGGCCAACAAGGTCCTCGACGACCTCCAGAGCTACCTCGTCAAGTAG
- a CDS encoding Nif3-like dinuclear metal center hexameric protein yields MPRLSEVLSALDALWPPERAESWDAVGTVCGDPDDQVDRVLFAVDPVQEIADEAVRLGAQLVVTHHPLYLRGTTTVAAGTFKGRVVHTLIRHGIALHVAHTNADTADPGVSDALAGALDLRVVGPLVPDPTDLLGRRGLGRVCELDHPLPLREFTALAAARLPATAQGVRAAGDPDALVRTVAVSGGSGDGLFGQARAAGVDAFLTADLRHHPVSEAVQQSPLALLDAAHWATEWPWCTQAAAQLDEISDRNGWGLRTHVSRTVTDPWTAHAASTATDHSGAPN; encoded by the coding sequence GTGCCCCGTCTGTCTGAAGTCCTCTCCGCACTCGACGCCCTGTGGCCGCCCGAGCGGGCCGAATCCTGGGACGCCGTCGGCACGGTGTGCGGCGATCCCGACGATCAGGTCGACCGCGTCCTCTTCGCCGTCGACCCCGTCCAGGAGATCGCCGACGAGGCCGTGCGGCTGGGCGCCCAGCTCGTCGTCACGCACCACCCGCTCTATCTGCGCGGTACGACGACGGTCGCGGCCGGCACCTTCAAGGGCCGCGTCGTCCACACCCTGATCAGACACGGCATCGCCCTGCACGTCGCGCACACCAACGCCGACACCGCCGACCCCGGGGTCTCCGACGCCCTCGCGGGCGCGCTGGACCTGCGGGTGGTGGGGCCGCTCGTACCGGACCCCACCGATCTGCTCGGCCGCCGCGGCCTCGGCCGTGTCTGCGAGCTGGACCACCCGCTGCCGCTGCGGGAGTTCACCGCGCTGGCCGCGGCCCGGCTGCCGGCCACCGCGCAGGGCGTCCGCGCCGCGGGCGACCCCGACGCGCTCGTCCGTACCGTCGCGGTCAGCGGCGGATCGGGCGACGGCCTCTTCGGCCAGGCACGCGCCGCCGGAGTCGACGCCTTCCTCACCGCGGACCTGCGCCACCATCCGGTGTCCGAGGCCGTGCAGCAGTCGCCGCTCGCCCTGCTCGACGCGGCGCACTGGGCCACCGAGTGGCCCTGGTGCACCCAGGCCGCCGCCCAGCTCGACGAGATTTCCGACCGGAACGGATGGGGTCTGCGCACCCACGTGTCCCGTACCGTCACAGACCCCTGGACCGCCCACGCGGCGTCCACCGCAACCGATCATTCTGGAGCCCCCAACTGA
- a CDS encoding C4-type zinc ribbon domain-containing protein produces the protein MNAAHADQIRLLDVQSLDVRLSQLAHKRKSLPEHAEIDSLTKDLTQLRDLRVAVQTEESDTAREQTKAEQDVDQVRQRSLRDQQRLDSGAVSSPKDLENLQREIASLAKRQGDLEDVVLEVMERRESAQERATELTERVSSVEAKVADATERRDVAAAEIDRETGTLTKEREIVAGSVPADLMKLYEKLREQQGGVGAARLYQRRCEGCRLELNITEVNEVKAASPDTVLRCENCRRILVRTADSGI, from the coding sequence CTGAACGCCGCGCACGCCGACCAGATCCGACTCCTCGACGTCCAGTCCCTCGATGTACGCCTGTCGCAGCTCGCGCACAAGCGCAAGTCGCTGCCGGAGCACGCCGAGATCGACTCCCTGACCAAGGACCTCACCCAGCTCCGTGACCTGCGCGTCGCCGTGCAGACCGAGGAGAGCGACACCGCCCGCGAGCAGACCAAGGCCGAGCAGGACGTCGACCAGGTCCGCCAGCGCTCGCTCCGCGACCAGCAGCGCCTCGACTCCGGTGCGGTCAGCTCGCCCAAGGACCTGGAGAACCTCCAGCGCGAGATCGCCTCGCTTGCCAAGCGCCAGGGCGACCTGGAGGACGTGGTCCTGGAGGTCATGGAGCGCCGCGAGTCCGCGCAGGAGCGGGCCACCGAGCTCACCGAGCGCGTCTCGTCCGTCGAGGCCAAGGTGGCCGACGCCACCGAGCGCCGGGACGTGGCCGCCGCGGAGATCGACCGGGAGACCGGCACGCTCACCAAGGAGCGCGAGATCGTGGCCGGTTCGGTCCCCGCCGACCTCATGAAGCTCTACGAGAAGCTGCGGGAGCAGCAGGGCGGCGTCGGTGCGGCCCGGCTCTACCAGCGGCGCTGCGAGGGCTGCCGCCTGGAGCTCAACATCACCGAGGTGAACGAGGTCAAGGCGGCGTCCCCGGACACCGTGCTGCGGTGCGAGAACTGCCGCCGCATCCTGGTGCGTACGGCCGACTCGGGCATCTGA
- a CDS encoding bifunctional RNase H/acid phosphatase gives MREFVVEADGGSRGNPGPAGYGAVVLDPVSGETLAEAAEYLGIATNNVAEYRGLIAGLRAAAALDPSARVRVRMDSKLVVEQMSGRWQIKHPDMKPLAAEAAAVLPRPQVTYEWIPRAQNKHADRLANEAMDAGRDGKQWEPSDSTAELTARGATARDEAARGAAAAPSVGWAGPADLGAPATFVLLRHGETALTPEKRFSGSGGTDPELSAIGRGQAADAATAFAARGTIQAVVSSPLRRCRETARVVADRLGLEVRIEEGLREADFGAWEGLTFGEVRERHPADLDAWLASPKAAPTGGGESFATVARRVAAARDRLIEHHRGTTALLVTHVAPIKTLVRLALGAPPESVFRMELSAASVSTVAYYADGNASVRLLNDTSHLR, from the coding sequence ATGCGGGAGTTCGTGGTGGAGGCGGACGGCGGTTCCCGGGGCAACCCGGGGCCGGCCGGCTACGGCGCCGTCGTGCTCGACCCGGTCAGCGGGGAGACGCTCGCCGAGGCCGCCGAGTACCTCGGCATCGCGACCAACAACGTGGCCGAGTACCGGGGCCTCATCGCCGGGCTGCGCGCCGCCGCCGCGCTGGACCCGTCGGCCCGGGTCCGGGTCCGGATGGACTCCAAGCTCGTCGTCGAGCAGATGTCGGGGCGCTGGCAGATCAAGCACCCCGACATGAAGCCGCTGGCCGCAGAGGCGGCGGCGGTGCTGCCGCGGCCGCAGGTGACGTACGAGTGGATCCCGCGCGCGCAGAACAAGCACGCGGACCGGCTCGCCAACGAGGCGATGGACGCGGGCCGGGACGGCAAGCAGTGGGAGCCGTCCGACTCCACGGCGGAACTCACGGCCCGGGGCGCCACGGCCCGTGACGAGGCCGCACGGGGCGCCGCCGCGGCACCCTCCGTCGGCTGGGCGGGCCCGGCCGATCTGGGTGCTCCGGCGACCTTCGTCCTGCTGCGTCACGGCGAGACGGCGCTCACTCCGGAGAAGCGGTTCTCCGGCAGCGGGGGCACGGACCCCGAACTCTCCGCGATCGGCCGCGGGCAGGCGGCCGACGCCGCGACCGCCTTCGCGGCCCGCGGCACGATCCAGGCGGTCGTCTCCTCCCCCCTGCGCCGCTGCCGTGAGACGGCCCGGGTGGTCGCTGACCGGCTGGGTCTGGAGGTACGGATCGAAGAGGGCCTGCGCGAGGCGGACTTCGGCGCCTGGGAGGGGCTGACCTTCGGCGAGGTACGCGAACGCCACCCGGCCGACCTGGACGCCTGGCTCGCTTCACCGAAGGCGGCGCCGACGGGCGGCGGCGAGAGCTTCGCGACGGTGGCCCGCAGGGTCGCCGCGGCCCGCGACCGCCTGATCGAACACCACCGGGGTACGACGGCGCTGCTGGTCACGCACGTCGCCCCGATCAAGACGCTGGTACGGCTCGCCCTGGGCGCGCCCCCGGAGTCCGTGTTCCGGATGGAGCTGTCGGCGGCTTCGGTGTCGACGGTGGCGTACTACGCCGACGGCAACGCGTCCGTACGGCTGCTGAACGACACGTCACACCTGCGCTGA
- the eda gene encoding bifunctional 4-hydroxy-2-oxoglutarate aldolase/2-dehydro-3-deoxy-phosphogluconate aldolase, which yields MTSVLDLAPVVPVVVIDDAADAVPLARALVSGGLPAIEVTLRTPAALDAIRAIAAEVPEAVVGAGTVISPEGVTQAVAAGSRFLVSPGWSDRLLGAMTESGVPFLPGVSTTSEVVELLERGITGMKFFPAEAAGGTAYLKSLGGPLPQARFCPTGGISLASAPTYLALPNVACVGGTWMLPADAVAARDWDRVELLARGAAALRG from the coding sequence ATGACTTCCGTGCTTGACCTCGCCCCCGTCGTTCCTGTTGTCGTCATCGACGATGCCGCCGATGCCGTACCGCTGGCGCGGGCCCTGGTCTCGGGCGGGCTGCCCGCGATCGAGGTGACGCTGCGGACGCCCGCCGCGCTCGACGCCATCCGCGCCATCGCCGCCGAGGTGCCGGAGGCCGTGGTCGGCGCCGGCACGGTGATCTCCCCCGAGGGGGTCACGCAGGCAGTGGCCGCGGGGTCCCGGTTCCTGGTCAGCCCCGGCTGGTCGGACCGGCTGCTCGGGGCGATGACCGAATCCGGTGTTCCGTTCCTGCCGGGGGTCTCCACGACGTCCGAGGTCGTGGAGCTGCTGGAGCGCGGGATCACCGGGATGAAGTTCTTCCCCGCGGAGGCCGCGGGCGGCACGGCCTATCTCAAGTCGCTGGGCGGCCCCCTGCCGCAGGCCAGGTTCTGCCCCACGGGCGGTATCTCGCTGGCGTCGGCGCCCACGTATCTGGCGCTGCCCAACGTGGCGTGCGTGGGCGGTACGTGGATGCTGCCGGCCGACGCGGTGGCGGCGCGGGACTGGGACCGGGTGGAGCTGCTGGCCCGGGGCGCCGCGGCGCTGCGCGGCTGA
- the yaaA gene encoding peroxide stress protein YaaA — protein MLVLLPPSEGKAASGSGAPLKPESLSLPGLAGARAAVLDELVELCAADEEKAREVLGLSQGLRGEVAKNAGLRTAAARPAGQIYTGVLYDALDLASMDAAARQRAEESLMVFSGLWGAVRIGDRIPSYRCSMGVKLPGLGALGPYWRGPMAEVMPEAAGDGLVLDLRSAAYTSAWKPKGEVADRTASVRVLHAPTRKVVSHFNKATKGRIVRDLLLAGAAPAGPDELIETLRGLGYEVETPAPVKPGKPRELDVLVSEIH, from the coding sequence GTGCTCGTGCTCTTGCCGCCGTCCGAGGGAAAGGCCGCGAGCGGCTCCGGTGCCCCGTTGAAGCCGGAGTCGCTCTCGCTGCCCGGGCTGGCCGGTGCACGGGCCGCCGTGCTGGACGAGCTCGTCGAGCTGTGCGCGGCCGACGAGGAGAAGGCGCGCGAGGTCCTCGGGCTGAGCCAGGGGCTGCGCGGTGAGGTCGCCAAGAACGCCGGGCTGCGGACCGCGGCCGCCAGGCCCGCCGGGCAGATCTACACCGGGGTGCTGTACGACGCGCTCGACCTCGCCTCGATGGACGCGGCGGCGCGGCAGCGGGCCGAGGAGTCGCTGATGGTCTTCTCGGGGCTGTGGGGCGCGGTGCGGATCGGCGACCGGATCCCCTCGTACCGCTGCTCGATGGGCGTGAAGCTGCCGGGGCTCGGGGCGCTGGGCCCGTACTGGCGCGGGCCGATGGCCGAGGTCATGCCGGAGGCCGCGGGCGACGGTCTTGTGCTCGATCTCCGGTCCGCCGCGTACACCTCGGCGTGGAAGCCGAAGGGCGAGGTCGCCGACCGTACGGCTTCGGTGCGGGTGCTCCACGCGCCGACCCGGAAGGTCGTCAGCCACTTCAACAAGGCGACGAAGGGGCGGATCGTACGGGACCTGCTCCTCGCGGGCGCGGCTCCGGCCGGGCCCGACGAGCTGATCGAGACGCTGCGGGGACTGGGTTACGAGGTGGAGACCCCCGCTCCGGTGAAGCCGGGGAAGCCACGGGAGCTGGATGTGCTGGTGTCCGAGATCCACTGA
- a CDS encoding Uma2 family endonuclease produces MPHEPLTQAEVLLEGFLALETPEGFRAELIEGEIVVTPPPDGDHEDYINLVAKQVSRRSRTDMDFSGNKGLKLKSGGGCPKNHVIPDATFAPTEMRLFRGAEPWMPCDGVALVAEVTSSKPQADREAKRRCYARGAIPLYLLVDREESSVTLFSDPEGDDYRQRCTIPFGKALALPEPFSFELETADFV; encoded by the coding sequence ATGCCGCATGAACCGCTCACGCAGGCGGAAGTCCTGCTGGAGGGCTTCCTGGCGCTGGAAACGCCGGAGGGCTTCCGGGCCGAGCTGATCGAGGGGGAGATTGTCGTGACGCCGCCGCCGGACGGGGATCATGAGGACTACATCAATCTGGTGGCGAAGCAGGTGTCCAGACGTTCGCGGACAGACATGGACTTTTCCGGGAACAAAGGCCTGAAGCTGAAGAGCGGCGGGGGCTGTCCCAAGAACCACGTCATCCCTGATGCCACCTTCGCCCCCACGGAGATGCGGTTGTTCCGTGGCGCCGAACCGTGGATGCCCTGCGACGGGGTGGCCCTGGTGGCCGAGGTCACCTCCAGCAAGCCGCAGGCCGACCGGGAGGCCAAGCGTCGCTGTTACGCCCGGGGCGCCATCCCTCTCTACCTTCTTGTCGACCGCGAGGAGTCCTCGGTGACGCTGTTCAGCGATCCGGAGGGCGACGACTACCGGCAGCGCTGCACCATCCCGTTCGGTAAGGCCCTGGCCCTCCCGGAGCCCTTCTCCTTCGAGCTGGAGACCGCCGACTTCGTCTGA